From Camelus dromedarius isolate mCamDro1 chromosome 12, mCamDro1.pat, whole genome shotgun sequence, the proteins below share one genomic window:
- the MSANTD4 gene encoding myb/SANT-like DNA-binding domain-containing protein 4, with amino-acid sequence MKQLKRKRKSNFSVQETQTLLKEITKRKEVIFSKQLNTTINVMKRMAWEEIAQCVNAVGEGEQRTGTEVKRRYLDWRALMKRKRMKANIKLVGSGFPLPTSDLDDSLTEEIDEKIGFRNDPNFDWQNMADFRDAGGSLTEVKVEEEERDPQSPEFEIEEEEEMLSSVIPDSRRENELPDFPHIDEFFTLNSTPSRSAYDEPHLLVNIEKQKLELEKRRLDIEAERLQVEKERLQIEKERLRHLDMEHERLQLEKERLQIEREKLRLQIVSSEKPAPENELGQGEKSILQPQDIETEKLKLERERLQLEKDRLQFLKFESEKLQIEKERLQVEKERLRIQKEGHLQ; translated from the exons atgaagcagttgaaaaggaaaaggaaaagtaattttAGTGTACAAGAAACTCAGACTCTCCtgaaggaaattacaaaaagaaaagaagtcattTTTTCCAAGCAGCTCAATACAACAATTAACGTGATGAAGCGAATGGCTTGGGAGGAGATTGCACAGTGTGTGAACGCTGTAGGGGAAGGAGAACAGAGGACAGGAACGGAGGTGAAGAGAAGGTACCTTGACTGGCGAGCACTGATGAAGAGAAAGAGGATGAAGGCGAACATTAAGTTGGTTGGTTCGGGGTTTCCCCTTCCCACATCCGATTTAGATGACTCCCTCACTGAAGAGATAGATGAAAAGATTGGATTCCGAAATGATCCAAATTTTGATTGGCAAAACATGGCAGATTTCCGGGATGCAGGTGGATCCTTAACTGAGGTCAaagtggaagaggaggaaagagatcCCCAGAGTCCTGAA tttgagattgaggaggaggaagaaatgttGTCATCAGTTATACCAGATTCCAGGAGGGAAAACGAACTTCCCGATTTCCCCCACATCGATGAGTTTTTCACCCTGAACTCAACACCATCTCGGTCTGCGTACGATGAGCCCCACCTGCTCGTAAACATAGAGAAACAGAAACTAGAGTTAGAGAAACGACGGCTGGATATTGAGGCCGAAAGACTGCAGGTGGAGAAGGAGCGCCTTCAGATTGAGAAAGAGCGGCTGCGGCATTTGGACATGGAGCACGAGCGGCTCCAGCTGGAGAAGGAGCGGCTGCAGATCGAAAGGGAGAAGCTGCGCCTACAGATAGTGAGCTCGGAGAAGCCGGCTCCGGAGAACGAACTGGGTCAAGGGGAAAAGTCCATCCTCCAGCCACAGGATATAGAAACAGAGAAGTTAAAACTTGAGAGGGAACGCTTGCAGCTGGAGAAAGATCGGCTGCAGTTTTTGAAATTTGAATCGGAGAAGCTGCAGATTGAAAAGGAACGCTTGCAAGTAGAGAAAGAGAGACTACGAATTCAGAAGGAAGGCCATTTGCAGTAA